From Hyphomicrobiales bacterium 4NK60-0047b, the proteins below share one genomic window:
- the serA gene encoding phosphoglycerate dehydrogenase, producing the protein MAPRVLISDKLSPLALKIFEERGIDVDVKVGLDKEELLEIIGDYDGLAIRSATKPNEKILAAAKNLKVIGRAGIGVDNVDIKAATANGVIVMNTPFGNSITTAEHAISMMMALARQIPEANASTHAGKWEKSKFMGVEVTGKTLGVIGCGNIGSIAAERGIGLKMKVVAFDPFLTAERAIEIGVEKVELDELFKRADFITLHTPLTDKTKNIIDADAIEKMKDGVRIVNCARGGLVDEDALRAGLDSGKVAGAAFDVFASEPAKENVLFNAPNMICTPHLGASTDEAQVNVAVQVAEQMSDYLLTGAITNAINFPSVSAEEAPRLRPYAQLAEQLGLFAGQLIETGLKEIRVEFVGDIGEMNTKTLTAAAVCGVMRPQSADINMVSATVNAQERGIVIEETKRGAEGAYGCYMRLTVKTERQERSVAGTVFSDGKPRIIQVRGINMEAALDNEMLYIENTDKPGFIGALGTVLGKANTNIANFNLGREEEGGNAIALIGIDNRVSDETLDAVRDLEHVVDAKRLSF; encoded by the coding sequence ATGGCACCACGTGTCCTTATTTCAGATAAATTAAGCCCGCTTGCACTGAAGATTTTTGAAGAGCGCGGTATCGATGTTGATGTTAAAGTTGGCTTGGACAAAGAAGAGCTACTTGAAATTATTGGCGATTATGATGGCCTTGCCATTCGCTCAGCTACAAAGCCAAATGAAAAAATTCTAGCGGCTGCTAAAAACCTTAAGGTGATTGGCCGTGCCGGTATTGGTGTTGATAATGTTGACATTAAAGCGGCGACTGCAAATGGTGTGATTGTAATGAATACGCCTTTTGGTAACTCAATCACTACTGCAGAGCATGCTATTTCTATGATGATGGCGCTTGCTCGTCAGATTCCTGAAGCAAACGCATCTACTCATGCTGGTAAATGGGAAAAATCCAAATTTATGGGTGTTGAAGTTACTGGCAAAACACTTGGTGTTATTGGTTGTGGTAACATTGGCTCCATTGCAGCTGAACGTGGTATTGGCCTTAAGATGAAAGTGGTTGCTTTTGATCCTTTCCTTACTGCCGAGCGTGCTATTGAAATTGGCGTAGAAAAAGTTGAGCTAGATGAACTTTTCAAGCGTGCTGATTTCATTACCTTACACACGCCACTGACTGATAAAACCAAAAACATCATTGATGCTGACGCGATTGAAAAAATGAAGGACGGCGTCCGCATTGTGAACTGTGCTCGTGGTGGCTTGGTTGATGAAGATGCTCTTCGCGCTGGTCTAGATAGCGGTAAAGTTGCTGGTGCTGCGTTTGATGTGTTTGCATCTGAGCCAGCTAAAGAAAATGTACTCTTTAATGCTCCAAATATGATCTGTACACCTCACCTTGGCGCGTCTACTGATGAAGCTCAAGTGAATGTGGCTGTTCAGGTTGCTGAGCAAATGTCTGATTATTTGCTAACTGGTGCGATTACGAATGCGATTAACTTCCCATCAGTTTCTGCTGAAGAAGCTCCTCGTTTGCGCCCTTACGCACAACTTGCTGAACAGCTTGGTCTGTTTGCTGGCCAACTGATTGAGACAGGTCTTAAAGAGATTCGTGTTGAGTTTGTTGGTGATATTGGAGAGATGAACACTAAGACACTTACAGCCGCTGCTGTTTGTGGTGTGATGCGCCCTCAATCAGCTGATATCAATATGGTCAGCGCGACTGTTAATGCTCAAGAGCGCGGTATTGTGATTGAAGAAACAAAACGCGGTGCTGAAGGTGCTTATGGCTGCTACATGCGTTTGACCGTTAAAACTGAGCGCCAAGAACGCTCTGTTGCTGGTACTGTTTTCTCTGATGGCAAGCCACGGATCATTCAAGTGCGCGGTATCAATATGGAAGCAGCCCTTGATAACGAGATGCTCTACATAGAAAATACTGATAAGCCTGGTTTCATTGGTGCGCTTGGTACTGTGCTTGGCAAAGCCAACACAAACATTGCGAACTTTAACCTTGGACGTGAAGAAGAAGGTGGCAATGCAATTGCGCTTATCGGAATTGATAATCGTGTAAGTGATGAAACGCTTGATGCGGTTCGTGATCTTGAGCATGTGGTCGATGCAAAGCGCCTAAGCTTTTAA
- a CDS encoding DMT family transporter encodes MILKSLISRLYNNAYMLVLLAILFWAGNFVMGRGVADTIPPMILSCLRWLLASVILLPFAWHHLKKDWPEIRGRIPYFFLLGLLSGAAFNALTYLGLHTTTATNAFVINAALPIFIILLNFMMHGTSLSIKKTFSVIISLIGVLLIICKGDLSALINLRFTFGDLMVTLAMISWAIYTALLPGRPKLHSLSFAAMTFITATIILIPFTFIEFYLGYRAELNLTSLGALLYVGIFPGLLAYIFYNRGVELIGGNTTGILLYLMTPIGALLSILFLDEIPQAYHYIGFALILAGVIISSQSKAKQKDTTKQEA; translated from the coding sequence ATGATCTTAAAATCACTAATTTCTCGTCTTTATAACAATGCATATATGCTTGTTTTACTTGCCATTCTTTTTTGGGCAGGAAATTTCGTCATGGGGCGCGGTGTTGCAGATACCATCCCACCAATGATTTTAAGCTGCCTAAGATGGTTATTAGCATCAGTTATATTACTGCCGTTCGCATGGCACCATTTAAAAAAAGATTGGCCAGAAATTCGCGGCCGTATTCCTTACTTTTTCCTACTCGGCCTCTTAAGCGGCGCCGCCTTTAACGCCCTCACTTACCTCGGGCTCCATACAACAACAGCAACCAATGCATTTGTGATTAATGCCGCTTTGCCGATTTTCATAATTTTATTGAATTTTATGATGCATGGTACATCTCTCTCTATCAAAAAAACCTTCTCAGTCATTATTTCGCTTATCGGTGTTTTATTGATCATTTGCAAAGGTGACTTAAGCGCATTGATCAACCTCCGCTTCACCTTTGGAGATCTCATGGTAACATTAGCCATGATTTCCTGGGCCATCTACACAGCCCTACTACCTGGAAGACCAAAACTACATTCTCTGTCCTTTGCAGCAATGACCTTCATCACGGCCACAATCATTTTAATACCATTCACTTTTATTGAATTTTATCTAGGCTACAGAGCGGAACTTAACTTAACCAGCCTAGGTGCCCTCCTTTATGTCGGCATCTTCCCTGGGTTATTAGCTTATATATTTTACAATCGCGGCGTTGAGCTCATTGGCGGAAACACAACAGGCATCTTACTCTATCTAATGACACCAATCGGAGCGCTTTTGTCCATTTTGTTTTTAGATGAAATTCCCCAAGCCTATCATTACATCGGCTTCGCCCTCATCCTCGCAGGCGTCATCATTTCATCTCAATCAAAGGCAAAACAAAAAGATACCACCAAGCAAGAAGCTTAA
- a CDS encoding porin family protein, which produces MSKCKVSFIGALMLVLTGTTAGAADLGDDYRGSLKDDVYEGVSDNNRGWYLRGDIGGSFYDDYTMTDSNAAKFILEDIDDKFVFGGGIGYNLMRGFRVDFTLDYRGDTDVFAQLDSGTVPTNQFTGELSSLVGLANFYYDLDMGHRITPYVGVGIGFASLSMDGDDSDDSDTNFAWALMAGVDIDLRANWKLDIGYRYLNMGDGKFDDSKIPGRQFELEDLESHEIRVGLRYQLGCLRDCSPAPSYESYK; this is translated from the coding sequence ATGAGTAAATGTAAGGTAAGCTTCATCGGCGCCCTTATGTTGGTGCTAACAGGAACGACTGCTGGTGCTGCTGATTTGGGTGATGATTATCGCGGAAGCTTAAAAGACGATGTCTATGAAGGCGTGTCTGATAATAATCGTGGATGGTATTTGCGCGGTGATATTGGTGGGTCATTTTATGATGATTACACAATGACAGATTCAAATGCGGCTAAATTTATTCTTGAAGATATTGATGATAAATTCGTATTCGGTGGTGGTATTGGTTACAACCTTATGCGCGGTTTCCGTGTGGACTTCACATTGGACTATAGAGGCGATACAGATGTTTTCGCTCAGCTTGATTCAGGTACTGTACCAACAAACCAGTTTACAGGTGAGCTAAGCTCTCTTGTTGGTTTAGCTAACTTTTACTACGACCTAGACATGGGGCATCGTATTACTCCTTACGTAGGTGTAGGTATTGGTTTTGCTTCATTGTCAATGGACGGTGACGATTCTGATGATAGCGATACTAACTTTGCATGGGCTTTGATGGCTGGTGTTGATATTGATCTTCGTGCGAACTGGAAGCTTGATATTGGATATCGTTATTTAAATATGGGTGATGGCAAATTTGATGACAGTAAAATTCCTGGTCGTCAGTTTGAGCTAGAAGATTTAGAATCACACGAAATTCGTGTTGGTCTTCGTTATCAGCTTGGTTGCTTGCGTGATTGTTCACCAGCTCCATCATATGAATCTTATAAATAA
- the glmM gene encoding phosphoglucosamine mutase → MSKKLFGTDGVRGQANQYPMTSEIALKLGMAAGKMFTNGSHRHRVVIGKDTRLSGYMIESALISGFTSVGMDVFQLGPVPTPGVAMLTRSMRADLGVMISASHNSFADNGIKIFGPDGYKLSDAQEAEIAGLIEGDNSSLLANPRDIGRAKRIESSRDRYIEAAKRSLPRNMRFENLRIVIDCAHGAAYKVAPLALWELGAEVITIGVEPNGTNINEGCGSTSPEALCEKVKEMRADIGIALDGDADRVVIVDEKGQLVDGDQLMAVIAKSWNDQGKLQAGGVVATVMSNLGFERFLENEKLKLIRTPVGDRYVVEHMRQHGFNVGGEQSGHIVLTDFSTTGDGLVSALQILAVVVSSGKPVSEVCSQFEPIPQLLQNVRFSSGTPLEELSVIEAIKEGESRLGQKGRLVIRPSGTEPLIRVMAEGDDKGLVEDVVSDIVGVLKAV, encoded by the coding sequence ATGTCAAAGAAACTTTTTGGTACTGATGGTGTTCGTGGGCAGGCAAACCAATACCCTATGACCAGTGAAATTGCATTAAAACTTGGTATGGCTGCTGGTAAAATGTTTACCAATGGTAGTCACCGTCATCGTGTTGTGATTGGTAAGGATACTCGGCTTTCTGGTTATATGATTGAATCAGCCCTGATTTCCGGGTTTACATCTGTTGGTATGGATGTGTTTCAACTTGGGCCCGTGCCAACGCCAGGTGTTGCGATGCTTACACGTTCTATGCGGGCGGACCTTGGGGTTATGATTTCGGCGTCTCATAATAGTTTTGCCGATAATGGCATTAAAATATTTGGCCCGGATGGCTATAAGCTTAGTGATGCTCAAGAAGCTGAGATAGCTGGACTGATTGAAGGGGATAATTCCTCTTTACTTGCCAATCCGAGAGATATTGGCCGTGCGAAACGCATTGAAAGTTCACGAGACCGGTACATTGAAGCTGCTAAACGTAGCTTGCCTCGTAATATGAGGTTTGAAAATCTTCGTATTGTTATCGATTGTGCCCATGGTGCAGCTTATAAAGTGGCGCCTCTAGCGCTTTGGGAGCTTGGGGCTGAGGTCATAACCATTGGTGTTGAGCCGAATGGCACGAACATCAACGAAGGTTGTGGTTCAACGTCTCCTGAAGCGCTTTGTGAAAAAGTGAAGGAAATGCGCGCTGACATTGGTATTGCACTTGATGGTGATGCTGATCGGGTGGTGATTGTTGATGAAAAAGGTCAGTTGGTTGATGGTGATCAATTGATGGCTGTGATTGCAAAATCATGGAATGACCAAGGCAAATTGCAGGCTGGTGGTGTCGTGGCTACTGTTATGTCTAACCTTGGATTTGAGAGATTTTTGGAAAATGAAAAACTCAAACTCATTCGTACCCCGGTAGGTGATCGCTATGTGGTTGAGCATATGCGTCAACATGGGTTCAACGTTGGTGGTGAACAATCTGGTCATATTGTTTTGACTGACTTTTCAACAACAGGTGATGGTCTTGTCTCTGCCCTGCAAATCCTAGCGGTGGTTGTTTCTTCTGGCAAACCGGTGAGTGAGGTTTGCTCTCAGTTTGAACCTATTCCCCAATTGCTACAAAATGTTCGTTTTAGCTCGGGCACTCCTCTTGAAGAGCTCTCAGTTATTGAGGCTATTAAAGAGGGAGAATCGCGCCTTGGGCAAAAGGGTCGTCTTGTTATCCGTCCTTCTGGCACAGAACCACTTATTCGTGTGATGGCTGAGGGTGATGATAAAGGATTAGTTGAAGATGTTGTTTCAGACATTGTGGGCGTTCTGAAAGCTGTTTAA
- the folP gene encoding dihydropteroate synthase — protein sequence MDYWRPLPIKYNEIDGLTGSEKLAPLAGVEGIGYGHVERFSRYGPGVGPEIHRHLYSLVDVPEEYSIIAEMVSADRLALASLTLERPRIMGVLNVTPDSFFDGGQHDQVSQAVERGLEIAREGADIIDVGGESTRPGADLVSIEDELERVIPVIEALRPKTKALISIDTRKSEVMTAAVQAGANIINDVSALTFDPNSLGVAASLNVPVILMHAQGTPEVMQQDPSYNHVVLDVYDYLSLSLQRAVEAGVRTENIILDPGIGFGKNVSHNCGLLRSLSLFHGLGVPLLLGCSRKSFIGALSKNEDASERLPGSLASVLIGASQGVQIFRVHDVAETAQALKIWRLMDR from the coding sequence ATGGATTATTGGCGTCCACTTCCAATAAAATATAATGAAATAGACGGTTTAACGGGGAGTGAGAAACTTGCTCCTCTTGCTGGTGTAGAAGGGATTGGCTATGGGCACGTAGAACGTTTTAGTCGGTATGGTCCTGGTGTTGGGCCTGAAATTCACAGGCATTTATACTCGCTTGTGGATGTGCCTGAAGAGTATTCAATTATAGCAGAGATGGTTTCAGCAGACCGGTTAGCTTTGGCCTCGCTTACTCTTGAACGTCCTCGAATAATGGGAGTGCTCAATGTAACGCCGGATAGTTTTTTTGATGGTGGCCAGCATGATCAAGTATCACAGGCGGTAGAGCGTGGTTTAGAGATAGCGAGAGAGGGCGCCGATATTATTGATGTTGGCGGGGAGAGTACACGGCCTGGCGCTGATCTTGTGTCCATTGAAGATGAGCTTGAACGGGTGATACCGGTTATTGAGGCTTTGCGACCTAAAACGAAAGCGCTTATTTCGATCGATACCAGGAAATCAGAAGTTATGACAGCGGCGGTACAAGCTGGTGCGAACATTATCAATGATGTTTCTGCTTTGACGTTTGATCCTAATTCACTAGGGGTGGCTGCGTCTCTTAATGTGCCTGTTATTTTAATGCATGCTCAAGGAACTCCTGAAGTCATGCAACAGGACCCTTCATACAATCACGTTGTTTTGGATGTTTATGATTATTTGTCGCTTAGTTTACAGCGTGCTGTTGAAGCTGGTGTTCGTACAGAAAATATAATTTTGGATCCGGGAATTGGATTTGGAAAAAATGTTTCTCATAATTGTGGGCTTTTACGAAGTTTAAGCCTTTTTCATGGGCTTGGTGTCCCCCTGTTGCTGGGGTGTTCTCGAAAATCATTTATTGGGGCTCTGTCGAAGAATGAGGATGCTAGTGAGCGCTTACCGGGCTCGCTTGCGAGTGTTTTAATAGGGGCGAGCCAGGGTGTTCAGATTTTTAGGGTTCATGATGTGGCTGAGACTGCTCAAGCGCTTAAAATTTGGCGTCTAATGGATCGTTAA
- a CDS encoding adenylosuccinate synthase, producing the protein MANVVVVGSQWGDEGKGKIVDWLSERADIVARFQGGHNAGHTLVIDGKVYKLSLLPSGVVREGKLAVIGNGVVIDPWALVSEIETLRGQGVDLTAETLRIAENATLILPVHQDLDALREKAAGKGKIGTTKRGIGPAYEDKVGRRAIRMMDLLDLDALPAKVDRLLTHHNALRRGMGEAELVSSDILDQLKEIAPKVTDYIEPVWKLLDDARRKGKRILFEGAQGVLLDIDHGTYPYVTSSNTVAAQAATGCGIGPTGLDYVLGITKAYTTRVGMGPFPTELFCDDGTRLGERGHEFGTVTGRQRRCGWFDACLVRQTLKVAGITGIALTKLDVLDGFKELKICTGYKIGDEVYDHLPASENMQAQVEPIYEVLEGWSETTAGARSWADLPAAAIKYVRRVEELIETPVALLSTSPERDDTILVQDPFED; encoded by the coding sequence ATGGCAAATGTGGTTGTGGTTGGCTCTCAATGGGGTGATGAGGGCAAAGGCAAGATTGTTGACTGGCTTTCTGAGAGAGCAGATATTGTTGCGCGCTTTCAAGGGGGGCATAATGCTGGCCATACTCTTGTGATTGATGGGAAGGTCTATAAGCTTTCATTGTTGCCATCTGGCGTTGTACGTGAGGGGAAATTAGCTGTTATTGGTAATGGTGTGGTGATTGACCCTTGGGCACTTGTTTCTGAAATTGAGACGTTGCGCGGCCAGGGTGTTGATTTAACTGCAGAGACATTACGTATTGCTGAGAACGCCACTTTGATTTTACCTGTTCATCAAGACCTGGATGCGCTTCGTGAAAAAGCTGCTGGTAAGGGCAAGATTGGCACGACTAAGCGCGGTATTGGCCCAGCTTATGAGGATAAAGTTGGCCGCCGCGCTATTCGCATGATGGATTTGCTTGATCTCGATGCGCTGCCTGCAAAAGTGGACCGTTTGCTGACCCATCATAATGCTTTGCGCCGTGGTATGGGAGAAGCTGAACTTGTATCTTCTGATATTCTTGATCAGTTGAAAGAGATCGCTCCAAAAGTTACGGATTATATTGAGCCTGTTTGGAAGCTTTTGGATGATGCGCGCCGCAAGGGCAAACGTATTTTGTTTGAAGGAGCGCAAGGTGTGCTTCTTGATATTGATCATGGCACCTACCCTTATGTGACATCGTCGAACACTGTGGCGGCACAAGCCGCTACTGGTTGTGGTATTGGCCCAACAGGGCTTGATTATGTTCTGGGTATTACAAAGGCTTACACAACTCGCGTTGGTATGGGGCCGTTCCCGACAGAACTATTCTGTGATGATGGAACGCGGCTTGGTGAACGGGGCCATGAATTTGGCACTGTGACGGGTCGTCAGCGTCGTTGTGGTTGGTTTGATGCTTGCCTTGTGCGGCAAACTCTTAAAGTGGCTGGTATAACTGGCATTGCCCTTACAAAGCTTGATGTGCTTGATGGCTTTAAAGAGTTGAAGATTTGCACGGGCTATAAGATTGGTGATGAGGTTTATGATCATTTGCCAGCAAGTGAAAATATGCAGGCGCAAGTTGAGCCAATTTATGAAGTGCTTGAGGGATGGTCTGAGACAACAGCTGGTGCGCGTAGCTGGGCTGATTTGCCGGCTGCTGCGATTAAATATGTGCGCCGTGTTGAAGAATTGATCGAGACGCCGGTTGCGTTACTTTCTACAAGCCCTGAGCGGGATGACACTATTTTGGTGCAAGACCCATTCGAAGATTAG
- a CDS encoding mucoidy inhibitor MuiA family protein — MKKLVLGAFMLSTSLTGLGVSAALADEINGQSRISSVMVFPNGAQVTRVISVDLPAGKHQLSVKDLPSDLQARSLRIEGAGDGPIEIGSVDQRVVTEALNSATDNSARELLMQQLQTLLDEKELTNSIIQAAELQKKLLNEMALLPSRPIGRNDQGGTDVVTQYSNLYNLMGDKFLETQAKALKAKVQLRDLDKRIKNIRAQIAERPNKRKRRTHLTVNVEAEKPGKARFVVHYQIRGASWAPLYDARLQTADGKAKANLNLVRRAVIRQTTSEDWTNVKLRLSTTNPTGRTKAPDLFAWLIDYKKKRRPVPLAQPMAMQEMDQAAKIDRRQYKAKKSLSRSSGLMNMKAPAKPRMAKVNSGQFQMTFDVANKTTIKRDGTRKKVFLDALSLTPDVQLFAVPKKMQKAFLHASFVNKTGNALIPGPVSLFRDGVYVGQSRLALVEPDQKLDIGFGVDSKVNVKWVRQNRVKGKTGLLTTSNSDVRKYKVTLVSGHKTPMKMTVLDQMPYSEKETLQVSLLTASPKPTRTNVDDKRGVMAWDVTLAPQKAKVIEFGYQVVWPKDKAITLR; from the coding sequence ATGAAAAAATTAGTACTAGGAGCTTTTATGCTCTCCACGTCTTTGACCGGACTTGGTGTAAGTGCAGCATTAGCAGATGAAATTAATGGTCAGTCACGGATTTCATCCGTGATGGTGTTTCCAAATGGTGCGCAAGTGACGCGGGTGATTAGTGTTGATTTGCCGGCTGGCAAGCATCAGCTATCAGTCAAAGATTTACCATCAGATTTGCAAGCACGTTCATTGCGCATTGAGGGAGCTGGTGATGGACCGATTGAAATTGGTTCTGTTGATCAGCGTGTGGTTACAGAAGCTTTGAACTCTGCAACTGATAATTCAGCCAGAGAGTTGTTGATGCAGCAATTGCAAACTCTGCTTGATGAGAAAGAATTAACAAACTCGATTATTCAGGCTGCTGAATTGCAAAAGAAACTCTTGAATGAAATGGCTCTGCTACCTTCTCGTCCGATTGGGCGTAACGATCAAGGTGGTACAGATGTTGTGACGCAATATTCTAATCTTTATAATTTGATGGGTGATAAATTTTTAGAAACGCAAGCTAAGGCTCTTAAAGCCAAAGTGCAGTTACGTGATTTGGATAAGCGCATTAAGAACATTCGTGCTCAAATTGCTGAGCGCCCGAATAAACGTAAGCGCCGGACACATTTGACTGTGAATGTTGAAGCTGAAAAGCCAGGCAAGGCTCGGTTTGTAGTGCACTATCAAATCAGAGGTGCAAGCTGGGCTCCTTTATATGATGCGCGTTTACAAACGGCTGATGGTAAGGCTAAAGCTAACCTTAACTTGGTTCGCCGTGCGGTTATTCGCCAAACTACCAGCGAAGACTGGACGAATGTGAAACTTAGATTATCAACGACTAACCCAACAGGGCGGACGAAAGCGCCTGACCTTTTTGCCTGGTTGATTGATTACAAGAAGAAGCGCCGTCCTGTACCTTTAGCACAGCCAATGGCAATGCAGGAGATGGATCAAGCTGCTAAAATTGATCGCCGTCAATATAAAGCTAAAAAGTCTTTGTCACGCTCTTCTGGTCTCATGAATATGAAAGCCCCTGCGAAGCCTCGTATGGCTAAAGTGAATAGTGGTCAATTTCAAATGACGTTTGATGTGGCGAACAAAACCACGATTAAACGTGATGGTACTCGTAAGAAGGTTTTCTTAGATGCTTTGTCTTTAACACCAGATGTGCAACTTTTTGCTGTTCCTAAAAAGATGCAAAAAGCTTTTTTGCATGCTTCCTTTGTGAATAAAACAGGCAATGCGCTTATCCCCGGACCTGTCTCATTGTTTAGAGATGGTGTGTATGTTGGGCAATCACGTTTAGCATTGGTTGAGCCTGATCAAAAGCTAGATATTGGCTTTGGTGTTGATAGCAAGGTGAATGTTAAGTGGGTGCGTCAAAACCGGGTAAAAGGTAAAACTGGATTGCTAACAACGTCGAATAGTGATGTTCGTAAATATAAAGTTACACTTGTGAGTGGTCATAAGACACCGATGAAAATGACTGTGCTTGATCAGATGCCTTATTCTGAAAAAGAGACGTTGCAAGTGTCTCTCTTGACAGCTAGCCCGAAACCAACGCGCACAAATGTTGATGACAAGCGCGGCGTGATGGCTTGGGATGTGACATTAGCTCCACAAAAAGCAAAGGTCATTGAGTTTGGTTACCAGGTTGTATGGCCGAAAGATAAGGCGATTACGCTACGGTAA
- a CDS encoding phosphoserine transaminase: protein MTDLNKPAALPLNAHFSSGPCAKRPGYSLDNLKDAVLGRSHRSGVGKARLKLAIDKTKEILGIPDDYVVGIMPASDTGAFEAAMWSLLGERPVDVLAWESFGKGWVTDITKQLKLDDVRVLDAEYGELPDLSSVDFNKDVVFTWNGTTSGVRVPNGDWIAADRAGLTLVDATSAVFAQDIAWDKVDVLTYSWQKVMGGEGQHGMLVLSPRAVARLENYTPAWPMPKIFRLTKGGKLIDGIFKGATINTPSMLAVEDYVDGLKWAEDIGGLDALKARADKNAQVLNDWIAKTDWVANLAVSSDIASNTSVCLKIVDPAVATLDADAQAAFAKRLVKLVDEAGAALDIGSYRDAPAGLRIWAGATVEASDLELLTPWLDWAFATAKSEIA from the coding sequence ATGACAGATCTAAATAAGCCGGCAGCGCTGCCTTTAAACGCGCACTTTTCTTCTGGACCTTGTGCTAAACGCCCTGGTTATTCTCTAGACAATCTTAAAGATGCAGTTCTTGGACGTTCGCACCGTTCTGGTGTTGGTAAAGCACGTTTGAAACTAGCCATCGACAAAACCAAAGAAATCTTAGGTATTCCTGATGATTATGTGGTTGGCATTATGCCAGCTTCTGACACAGGTGCATTTGAGGCTGCGATGTGGTCACTGCTTGGTGAGCGCCCAGTTGATGTTTTGGCTTGGGAAAGCTTTGGTAAAGGTTGGGTCACTGATATTACGAAGCAATTGAAACTTGATGATGTTCGGGTTCTTGACGCTGAGTATGGTGAACTTCCTGATTTATCATCTGTTGATTTTAATAAGGATGTTGTTTTCACATGGAATGGAACGACATCTGGTGTTCGGGTACCAAATGGTGACTGGATTGCCGCTGACCGTGCCGGTCTTACGCTTGTTGATGCGACATCAGCTGTTTTTGCTCAAGATATTGCCTGGGACAAAGTTGATGTTCTGACTTACTCTTGGCAGAAAGTTATGGGCGGCGAAGGGCAACATGGCATGTTGGTCTTGTCTCCAAGAGCTGTTGCTCGTCTTGAGAACTACACACCAGCTTGGCCAATGCCTAAGATTTTCCGTCTTACTAAGGGTGGAAAACTTATTGATGGCATCTTTAAAGGCGCGACGATTAACACACCGTCTATGCTGGCAGTTGAAGACTATGTTGATGGTCTGAAATGGGCTGAAGACATTGGTGGTCTTGACGCTTTGAAAGCTCGCGCTGATAAGAATGCACAAGTTCTCAATGACTGGATTGCAAAGACTGATTGGGTGGCCAACCTGGCCGTATCAAGTGACATTGCTTCAAACACATCTGTTTGTTTGAAAATTGTTGATCCAGCTGTTGCAACTTTGGATGCTGATGCTCAAGCCGCCTTTGCAAAACGTCTTGTGAAGCTTGTTGATGAAGCTGGAGCTGCATTAGACATTGGGTCTTATCGCGATGCACCTGCTGGTCTTCGTATTTGGGCTGGTGCCACCGTTGAAGCTAGTGATCTTGAGCTTTTAACGCCGTGGCTTGATTGGGCTTTTGCAACTGCAAAGTCTGAGATTGCTTAA